aacaaggggaaattaaccattcccctccttcctcccaccaactcctggtgaatcaagatccaaaacccctttggatctaaaacaaggaaaaaatcaatcaggttcttaaaaagaaggtttttaattaaagaaaaaggtaaaaatcatctctgtaaaatcagtatggaaatcaaccttacagggtaatcaaacttaaagagctcagaggactcccctctagtctcaggttcaaagtacagcaaacaaagagaaacactctagtaaaaggtacatttacaagttgagaaaacaaaggaaaactaacacgccttgcctggctatttacttacaagtttgaaataggagagacttgcttagaaagatgtggagaacctggattgatgtctggtccctctcagtccccgagaacgaacactctcccaaacaaagaacacaaacaaaagccttccccccccaagatttgaaagtatcttgtccccttattggtcctttaggtcagatgccagccaggttacctgagcttcttaaccctttacagggaaaaggattttggagtctctggccaggagggatttatagtactgtacacaggacagctattacccttccctttatagttatgacagagctGATCTTTAATGGCCCAAGCTGGGCGGACTGGTACCAGTACCAGTGAGAATTTGGAAACCAATATGCTTAATGCACAGTCATTTATTTGAGGAAGAATCACACAAGTAGTTAAGGTTACACAGTACACATCTTTCCCAATAAGCTTCTGCTCCTCAAGCATAAACCCTCAGTAACTATGTTAGCTTTACACAGTATCCTGATTAGCAAACAAAGCAGGTATgcccagggttggggctgccCAGTGTTTGGGCATAGGGCTGGTGTAGCCAACTCTGCATCACCACCCATAGCAGTGCAGGGTGCATGGGGCATGCCAGGGGCAGACTGGGGTGTGATGGACAATCCTGCACCAGAACAGACTATAGGCTGCTTCAAACCAGCCCCTGGCAGCtctggggtcaggaaggtgccttgctttctttcctttgggCCTCTGCCCTGGGCTCAGCACCAGCACAGGGTGAATCGCCCTCTTGTTGCTCAGAGTAAGGGGTGAGTCAAGGGGGGCTCGCCTCTCAACTGTGGGACTGAGATCTCTAAAGGAGCCTGATGGCGTTAGTGCCCAATGCTCATTGCAGTggacctgagccccagcccccaaagctcccagccaggagtaTTAGCCATGCAGAAATGCCCCTTTCTGTGTGCACTCTGCCCTTGTCACTGCCTCTCAAAGGCACTCCTTCAACATGAAAGCTACTTGACTGGGGAACAGATCCTGTGGTTCCTGCTCGCCTGCCTGGAgctagagccctgcgtgggactATCTTTAAAATCCCGCTCCCATCCTGTCCCACAATACCCACTTCCACCCGCTCCTACAttctttcttgcatttttatcctgaTTCCACTTGCAAAAACCTCAGATCCTGCAAGAGAGACTGACACAGTTTggactcaccactgtggcacctcctgctggctgtcttgggaattagcttggTTAGCCAGTGCGCCTTTATTTGGTGATGGCTCgccaccatcacttctgctccaggacccatgtcACCCCCAGGACTGCggcatcctcttctggacacagacCTCTGGCTGCGCCCCTCTCGGTTCTCCCCATTCCAGGGACTGACAATCCACTGTCCGGCCACTTCCTCCTCAGCAGCAAGTGGCGGCAAATGGGGGAGACCCGGGGACTCCCCTTTTGGCAGTCTGGAGTCCCCTtcccagatgggcagggatggaggctgGGAGAACAACTCCTCCCCCTatgagctgcagctgggtggcAGCAGGGCCCCCTGCCATAAGgagtggcagagggggctgccaTGTGTGTGGTTTAAgaaagacccccccccaccccccaagccctcTTTGTAGCTCAGGGCTGCAGTTCCGAACCAGCACGGAGTTCCCTGGGCTGAGGGCACGTGCAGGCCGGGGGTCAGGAGCTTTCAGCCAGTCGTTCTGGGACCTATCTAGAAATCGTTCCTTTAAGAGCGAGTTTATTCCTGTGCCAGTGCTGGAGCTGGCCTGGGTTTGGGCCAGACTGTTAGCAGAACTCAGCACTTTCTGTGCGCCTGGCGCACTGAGCCCgttggaaaatctggcctcagCGGCAGGTGCTGGGCCCCTCTGAAAGGTCTGGCCTGAATGTGGGCTTGTCGCACTCCAGCGCCCAGTGGGGTCAGCATGGTTGCACCAGCTCTGCCCATTTACCACTCTCATGTCCTGGATCGCAGGTCTCGCTCACCGACTCGCTCGCCCAGGGCTTGTGTGGTCGTCTGGACATCAGGGAGATGGAGGATTCCCCGATGTCCCCTGGCTCCGTGAGGTCACTGCCGCTGCTTGCCTtcaccatttccctcctttctctccacGTTCAGCGGCTGGACTCAGGTAGGATTCCTGGGGCTTTAGGGCCTAGTCTCTCTCCCACAGGAGCCAGCGGCTGTGCTGGGGAAAGCTAGGCCCCCAGCCTGAGCTCTGTCTGAGGGAACTCGGGGATTATGAGCAGAGCAGCAAAGGTGGCAGCTGGTGGGCAGAGAAGCCAGGGAGCATTGGGCAATAAATGGGTCTTGTGGCCTACAAGAGGCCCCCACAGCAAGTCCCCATTGGGTAGCATGTGGTGGCTGTGCCCAGAAATGTCCCCCTGAGGCTGATTGATTCCTGGTTCAGTGGGATGTGTCCTGCCCCTAGGGGCAGAGGGGATATATAGCTGGGTCCTGCTTGCTGGGACAGTCAGTTCCGTAGAATGGCCCCCAACAACTAGAAACTGTGCCCATATCCTGGCCCTGCCCTTAGCAACTAGAAACCTCTGTCCAGAAACACAGTGGAGAGTTACGGGGGCCAAGGATGAGTCTGAGTGTTCACCACGTGGGGGAGAGCTGGGTAGTGGAGATACGGGGTAACACGTGGTAATAATCCTCCCACCGGCgccagtggggccaagatttcagctCTGGTGCCGAGAAGAAAAGGGCAGACTAGCTTGGGGGGAGCGTGGGGGCTAGGTGGGGAGGGCGGGAAAACAAGGAGTAGCTCCAAGGCACAGCAGGGCTTTGGTCACACTCTTCCAAACTCTGGGAGAATTTACTTAGTTACAAAGAtgattttcaaatggcaaaaaCTGAAAAAGAGGAAACCTGGCGGAATCAGGTTTGATTAGAAGTGGTTTGAAAAGGCCAATTATTGGTGATGGGAAAAAATTTTAAACTGTTCTTCAAAATTTCCTACCAattctttttagttttttttccccccaaaactggGAAGTAAACCAAAAATACTTACTGAGaatgtattttttattgaaaatatttcagttttcaagcaatttttttttatttatggttTTTCAACAAGAAGGGAAATTTTTGactgaaattgaaaattttcattttgttgaaaaagccacatttggtcaaaaatgttttgatgaaaaaatttcaaccagcagtGATTCTGATAAGATGATCAGTTACAGTCCCTCTGAGTGCTTCGCCTAACTCTGAGACCTGGCTGGGGAATGTAGAGCAGGGGGAATGTAGAGCACAATAATGACAAACACTTTATATGATATAGGAAGCCAGAAAAAAATGACGAGAAAAGAGGAGTTGATTTCTAGgagaaggagcattttaaaatgtttccctaaGAGTGTAGTAAAGGTCTCAGTAAGAAGATCACCTACGAGATGTAATTAGCCCTTAAGGAGATATTGTGCCAAAtctaaaaatgaaattctgcctctcgggaggtgcagcccaggagagagcctggcttttAGCCACCTTTGCATCTCCTGGATCCTGGGCTGTTCCAGGGATTGCAACAGCCCCCAGTGTCCATTAGAGCACCCCTAGGGTTGCTCTAGCTTGCAGCAACCTCCACagctgctctgcagccctgctatTGGCAGAACGCCAAGTGCTCCAGCCACACCATGTGACACACTTTGGTGCTCTGAGGATACGGTCAAGTatgccagccctgagccactcCTGCAGAGGGGGAATTGCCCAACCCCCTTTACTCTGCCAGAGGCCAGAATCCATCTGTCTGTGACGGGCCAAGGCCACtccgagtcagtggcagagctgggaacaggatgCAGGTGTTCGTGGCTTCTAGTCCCACGCTCAGTCCCCAGCCCCTCAGGGCTCACAGCATCATATTGCTTCCATTGATATGACTGTCACTATGtctgtgctctgccctgcctttgAAAAGTCTCTTGGGAGTGACCCCTTCAGCATGCCAGGCCCTCaaggggtcacattttccaagAGGATAGGCCACCTGGCCTCAGTGCCTCTGAGACCGGCCTCTGGGCTCTAGCTCTCCTGTTTCTCATggtgagctctgcccagtgaCTACAGAATAGGGTTTATTACTCAACTGGGAGACAGTGTTGGGAaatccttaggttagcacagagggGCAGAGGTTAAAACAAGGCTCATAGAGACTGAAGCCAGGGCTCTACCAAGCCAAGCTGGTGTGGATccatctgggctctctctctctctgtcccttggtCTCTGAGTCCTGAATGAAAggccctgtgtgtctgtgaacaCTGTTCTTAACACAGGCTCCCTGACACCCCTCATCCCTTGTTCTCCTGCTGCCAAACCATGCTGAGTTCATATAGCCAACCTGCATTGGCTCCCCAGCCATTACGTGATGATGTCCCAGTCCCggctcttcctttttctcttccagGCTGGTCCTGCATTCACAGGTGCAGGTTGTATTCAgttcattttaattattctgGTCTGGAACCAGGAGGCAACATATTTCAGACACCCCATGCCTTCCATCTGCCTGGAGAGGCAATGGAACCCTTGTGCATTCAGGGGACAACAATGCAGAGGCTGACAGGGAGACACACATTgctgataaaaatattacagtaaatTCCCATTTCCATCGCCATGATGTATTCCTAGTTCCACTTTGGCTACAGCTTCTTTTCTCCTGGTTCCTTCTACAATGAGTTTCAAGGTGATTGGACCCGATCGCCCCATCAGGGCCCTTGTGGGAGAAGATGCTCTGTTACCCTgtcacctctcccccagcatgaGCGCCGAGAGCATGGCGGTGCGCTGGTTCCGATCCACGTTGTCTGCAGTTGTCCATCTCTATCGGGATGGGAGAGATCAGGCTGGCCAGCAGACCGCACCGTATCGAAGCAGGACGAAGCTACTGAAGGACGGTATTGCGAATGGGACTGTCTCCTTGAGGATACACAACATCACCCCCTCTGATGAAGGGACTTACGGCTGCCTCTTCCAATCACCCACCTTTTACGAAGAAGCTGCGTTGGAACTGGAGGTGGCTGGTCAGTAGCACGGGCTGTTGTTTGCCCTTCCCAGCACCAGTGAGCACTGGTCAATGGTgtgtctcacccccacccccacagttccGGTGTGCTCAGACTAGTCACCTCTCACAGGAAAGGCACCGGAGCGCTAGGGAACGAGGCCTGCTGTTAATGGGATTGATGCACCTGCCTGCCAACTCCTCATACCCACTGGAGTAAGCAGCTCCATGTCCAGCTTCTCCACCCCTCAGCTGCTGGGGCATCTGTCTGAGCAAGGATCAGGCCCCACCTGTTTCCCCTGAACTCCAGGGGACATGCCCAAGATGCGGCTGCTCATCCCAGGGAGTGTGACCCCTTCTCCCACAATTTCCTTGGGCACTGAGAGAGTTTGTGGAAATCTCCCTGAGGcctctgcttccgggagctgatGGAAAAACTCTAGGTAGCGCCGTGTCTATGAACTGTGGGATGGATACCGTGAGGTCCGTGCGGCCACAGGGAGTGACGGGCGCTTTGTGTGAGATGTGGTAGATCTGTATGTGTAACCTCATGGTGAGGGAGGACACTGCTACATCGCTGGGACTCCCACTGCCACAGGCCCACACTCCAGTCTGCACCAGAGCAGTTCTCTGGTGGGCCCAGGGTGTAGCAATGACACAGGTTCACTCCATTCCCCTCCAGGCCTGGGCTCCACCCCTCACCTTTCTGTCGATGGATATCAGGATGGAGGGATCCACGTGGTGTGTGAATCGGCCGGATGGTATCCGAAGCCCCAAGTGCTGTGGAGAGACCTCAGCGGGCAGCGACTAGCACCAGTGATGGAGAAAATATCCCAGCAGGCTGACCGGCTGTTTGATACTCACACTGCTGCTGTTATAAGAGACGCTTCGAACCAGAACCTGTCCTGCTCTGTCCTCAACCCCCGTCTCGGCCAAGAGAGAACAGCAACGATGCACATAGCAGGTCCAGGGCCAGCCtttgggaaaatggcaccctgggtgacCTTGTATTTTGGCACTCTGGCCCCTATGGATGCAGTGACCCCCTATTGCCCCAACCCCTGTGGCTGccctcccattgcccctggccttcACAGGCTCTCccggctccccacagccccagggtcccactgcctcttcccagtgcttaatttgtattgaacGAGGTTCTGGGGCTCAGAATGTAGCCCTGGCTGGCCAGCCAGAGAGCGCCGGGTGCTGGCTGGGGTGCCCAGTTCTGACGGCAGTGCCCccgacagcagcagcgcagtAATAAGGGAGGCATGGCAGAGGGTGTGTTGCTGCCCTTACTTTGGTTTCTGCATGCTCCAAGACTAGAgtaagggaaggagggaaccAGGCAGACGGGGGGAGATGGACCCATCTTGTGCTAGTGCCGAGTAGCTGAGAGGTGGTGCTCACTGATCAAACTGAGTGGGATTTCACACTTCTAATctgagacgtgtgtgtgtgtgtgtgtgtgtgaaactattTGTAAAATACACAATAACAATACTAATGAAAAACCCCatctccccaacccctcctgctcccccttctccccatctccCTGTGCCCCTTCTCCCCTAAACCCTTCTGAACCCTTCTCTTCTAATCCCTGCCctttccccctttccccaacctctgAACCCCATCCTGTGTCCCTAACCCCTGCAGCCCTTCTGCCCAACTCCCTACTGCACCCCTTCTTCCCTATCCCCCTgtactcccctcctgcaccccaacccctgcactgtgccgcCTTCTCCCCTAACTCTCTTGCGCCCCTTGTCCCCAACCACCTTCTGcaccccttctcttctcctattCCACATTCCCTGCTAAACCTTTCTGAACCCCCTCTGCAGCTAAGCCCTGCactcccatcctgcaccccaacccctgcactgtacCCCCTTCACCCCTAACCTCAGCAACACACCTGTGctccaacccctgcacccccttctccccagcccccttttgcATCCCTTCTTTCTTAGCCCCTGCACTCCCTTCATGCacgcaggtggggaaagtgacctggatgcaaggggcagctggcattgctgctcgctcCCCTCTCCAACTCCTCGCTCGCATTGCTCCTCGTGCCCCCTGGGTGGCTGTGAGGGGGGAGCGAGGAGTAAtgtcagggctccctgcatccaagTCACCTTCCTCCCCTGGGCTGGGtatggggagagcagagagcagcagctcctgatgccccacagcacagcccagatgggggaagtgacctggatgcagggggccCTGGCActgttccttgctctgccccctcccacacagccccctAGGGGGCACGGAAGAATGTAGGGGGCACAAGCAGTATCTGTGCATCGCGGCTCCACCACCTTCCtctgccaggaggaagcaggagaaatCTGGTGCCCCTCACACGGTGCCTCTGGGAGTTTGCTGCGCTCTCGTGCTGGCTGGCAGCGAGCTCCTCTGACAGTGCCCTGGGCAGTCTCCCAGGCGGCCCACCCCTAAGGCCAGACGTGAGCAGGTCCAAGCCCAGCACGGTCAGCGTGCTCGGCCCCAGCAGAACAGAAGCTCTCACAGCAGACGGCCTATCTGCAGTGTAGCCAGGGCCTAGCCAAGTTCAGTGACCAGGCCAAAGCTTGGGCTCCCGTCAGCCTCATGGGAGGAGCCACTTCTCATCTCTCAAAAGCCTGACCAAAGATGCCTGTGAGATCCTCCCAGACCACTGCAGGATGCTGCAGGCTCCCctcactcctgctgctgccacatcCACTCTGTCTGGGTTCAAATCAATGCAACTTTGCCTTGCAGATGTGTTCCTCCCAAGGACCTCTCCCTGCCAGCTGGCTCTCTCGGTGACCCTGGCTGGTGTGGTTTTTCTCAGCCTCTTGGCCAGTTACTGCTTCTGGAAGCAGCACAGAGCGAAAGGTAGGGTGGCCGAGGGGAAGGGATGCTGTGGAACCGGAGCGAGGGTCTCCTGAATTCAGAGAAGGTTGTCGGGGGGCTTCTGTCCTGTGCCAGGAAGAGAGATTTGGGGGACATCAGTGAGAGGGCCGGCGGGAGAGGGAGTGAGCAATGGCAGAGAGGAGCTGAACTCACCCTGGGGTGGGGATCCTGGATGAGCCATGACTCTGGGGGTGACCTGAGAAGCGCCAGATGTAGAGtcactcctttgggtctcactgtAGAATAGAATGAACCTGACCCTAGGTGCTCAGTGAGTGTCGGGATCACTCCGTCTGAAGCAGGAACGAGACCCGGAAAACTGGGCATGGATCTGTATAGTCACTTGTATCACACTCGCACCTGTGAGCACCCCACACACCTATGGGGAGACAGTCCTGGCCCCAATTAGTTTATAATCTAATTAGGGCAGGCACATGAAgagcagggggaaactgaggcacaaagcagggacatgacttgcccaaggatactctgcaagtcagtggcagagctgggaatagagcccaagtCTCCCGAGACCCAGCTCCGCAGCTCATCCATTGCCCAAGCTACCTGCTAATGTCCGTGTATCGAACAGGCCTGCTTGCAGGCAACGAGCAGGAGCTATTCATCAAGGTCCCTCCCACATCCAGCAAGACTTATGGGGCTCCCTGGGGGTTGGTGAGGCTAGTTAGAGCCAAAGGGCACTGACAGCATGTAGGGCTATGGGGGATGGCACCGTCCACCCCCTTAATCTTAGTCCTTGTCTACATCCAAACATGGTGTCGCTGTGACCCCACCAGGATATGGAAAGAAAGCAGCACAGGTTgctggtgtggatgcagttatagcgGGATGAAGGCGCTTACCCCAGTAGAGCTACTgacattggggagggggagacgctATAATGGTATGAGGCACCTTTGTCCCAGtgtaattgcatccacactagggggttgTACCACTATAACTATTTGGGTAAAACATCACCCCCCCCAACCGCCATAGCTACAAATGCTATCCGTGCACCGGGCCTTAGTAATTACAGCCCAGTGACATTCATGAACAGGAGTGAGATCCCTGTAAAC
This window of the Chrysemys picta bellii isolate R12L10 unplaced genomic scaffold, ASM1138683v2 scaf384, whole genome shotgun sequence genome carries:
- the LOC135978672 gene encoding butyrophilin subfamily 3 member A2-like, yielding MEDSPMSPGSVRSLPLLAFTISLLSLHVQRLDSVSFKVIGPDRPIRALVGEDALLPCHLSPSMSAESMAVRWFRSTLSAVVHLYRDGRDQAGQQTAPYRSRTKLLKDGIANGTVSLRIHNITPSDEGTYGCLFQSPTFYEEAALELEVAGLGSTPHLSVDGYQDGGIHVVCESAGWYPKPQVLWRDLSGQRLAPVMEKISQQADRLFDTHTAAVIRDASNQNLSCSVLNPRLGQERTATMHIADVFLPRTSPCQLALSVTLAGVVFLSLLASYCFWKQHRAKDTQQAELKKQI